A region from the Triticum aestivum cultivar Chinese Spring chromosome 3D, IWGSC CS RefSeq v2.1, whole genome shotgun sequence genome encodes:
- the LOC123074307 gene encoding late embryogenesis abundant protein EMB564, with product MAQQVKKAPEPEVQDSEIQTQQVKKAPELQDPEIRAELDRRAREEGETVIKSGAGGKTLEAQERLAEGRKKGGLSRATGSGNERAEGEGGVVIEPDEKKLEEVKKDLGRE from the exons ATGGCACAGCAGGTGAAGAAGGCGCCGGAGCCGGAGGTGCAGGACTCGGAGATCCAGACACAGCAGGTGAAGAAGGCGCCGGAGCTGCAGGACCCGGAGATCCGGGCAGAGCTGGACCGCCGCGCCCGCGAGGAGGGCGAGACCGTCATCAAGAGCGGCGCCGGCGGCAAGACCCTCGAGGCGCAGGAGCGCCTCGCAGAAG GGCGTAAGAAGGGCGGGCTGAGCCGTGCGACCGGCTCCGGCAACGAGCGCGCCGAGGGTGAGGGCGGGGTGGTGATCGAGCCGGACGAGAAGAAGCTCGAGGAGGTCAAGAAGGATCTCGGGCGCGAATGA